A DNA window from Pirellulales bacterium contains the following coding sequences:
- a CDS encoding FAD-dependent oxidoreductase — protein sequence MRIAVVGAGVSGLTAARLLAAHHDVTLFEAGASLGGHAQTVDFVAYDRPLAADVGFMVFNDRTYPNFLRLLRLLGISPQASDMSFAVRSDGEDFEYQGSSLDGLFAQRGNLLRPRFWRMLADILRFNRRARQADPTAGVTLLEFVDSCGVGDCFWRHYLLPMTAAIWSAPAEDVAAFPAAFLLRFFQNHGLLDLRNRPQWMTVPGGSRRYVEALARPLTAAGRVRVETPVERVVRAGNGVEITPQGGDPERFDGAVLATHAPQTLAMLADATPDERNALSAFPYHPNRAVLHTDASFLPRRRRAWASWNYLATGDPRRPVAVTYDLNRLQRLGAPGPICLTLNPPREVAPEHYLAEFSFAHPLYTHESLAAQARHDSLHADGRVVFAGAYWGSGFHEDGVTSALTACRRWGVFLDDFTSCTVASTAERSSTLVAAP from the coding sequence ATGCGTATCGCCGTCGTCGGAGCTGGAGTGAGCGGTTTGACGGCGGCCCGGCTTCTTGCCGCGCATCACGATGTGACGCTGTTCGAGGCGGGCGCTTCGCTCGGGGGACACGCCCAAACGGTCGACTTCGTCGCCTACGACCGTCCGCTGGCCGCCGACGTGGGGTTCATGGTCTTCAACGACCGGACCTATCCCAATTTTCTGCGGTTGCTGCGGCTGCTGGGGATCTCGCCCCAGGCGAGCGACATGAGTTTCGCGGTTCGCAGCGACGGCGAGGACTTCGAGTACCAAGGGAGCTCGCTCGACGGGCTGTTCGCCCAGCGAGGCAATCTGCTCCGCCCGCGATTCTGGCGGATGCTGGCCGATATCTTGCGATTCAACCGGCGCGCACGGCAGGCGGATCCGACGGCTGGGGTCACGCTGCTCGAGTTCGTCGACTCGTGCGGCGTCGGAGACTGCTTCTGGCGCCACTACCTCCTGCCGATGACCGCGGCCATTTGGTCGGCCCCGGCCGAGGACGTCGCCGCATTCCCGGCGGCGTTCTTGCTGCGGTTCTTCCAAAATCACGGTCTTTTAGATTTGCGGAATCGGCCGCAGTGGATGACGGTCCCCGGAGGTTCGCGACGATACGTCGAAGCCCTTGCGAGGCCTCTGACCGCCGCCGGGCGAGTGCGTGTCGAGACGCCCGTCGAGCGCGTTGTGCGAGCCGGGAACGGCGTCGAGATCACGCCCCAAGGGGGCGACCCCGAGCGTTTCGACGGAGCAGTCCTGGCGACTCATGCCCCGCAGACGCTGGCGATGCTTGCCGACGCGACCCCCGACGAGCGGAACGCTTTGTCTGCCTTTCCCTATCATCCGAACCGCGCTGTCCTGCACACCGACGCAAGCTTCTTGCCGAGGCGCCGTCGTGCCTGGGCGAGTTGGAACTATCTGGCGACCGGCGACCCGCGACGTCCGGTCGCGGTGACCTACGACCTCAATCGCTTGCAGCGCCTCGGCGCCCCGGGGCCGATCTGCTTGACGCTCAACCCGCCCCGCGAGGTCGCCCCCGAGCACTATCTCGCCGAGTTCTCCTTCGCGCACCCGCTGTATACTCATGAGTCGCTTGCGGCCCAGGCCCGGCACGACTCGCTCCACGCCGACGGTCGGGTCGTATTCGCCGGGGCTTATTGGGGGAGCGGCTTCCACGAGGACGGCGTCACCAGCGCCCTGACGGCATGTCGCCGCTGGGGCGTTTTCCTCGACGATTTCACCTCATGCACAGTTGCCTCTACCGCGGAACGGTCCTCCACGCTCGTCGCGGCGCCGTAA
- a CDS encoding class I SAM-dependent methyltransferase — MRLRDEQGETLCGADRDAAAELTVVDPRFWRSTASRGNLGFAEAYLAGWWTTPDLLPLLTTLAGAAAEPRRFGPGSLAATFGNFALRLARRNTRRGSRANIHAHYDLSNEFFATLLDPSMTYSCGLFESPQTDLAAAQSAKYERICRLLDLSPRDHVAEIGCGWGGFAEYAATNFGCRVTGITISREQLEFAQRRIARARLGDRVELRFCDYRDFHGRFDKLVSIEMIEAVGHEYLGGFFAKCSELLKPAGKMALQAITIPDQRYDGYRRRVDYIQKYVFPGGHLPSLGAIHRALGRRTDLRLVECVDFAGDYARTLVAWRERFFAARERIAELGFDDRFVRTWDYYLCYCAAGFARRLIGLAQIALAKPDAR; from the coding sequence GTGCGTCTGCGCGACGAGCAGGGCGAGACACTCTGCGGCGCTGACCGCGACGCTGCCGCCGAGTTGACCGTCGTCGACCCGAGGTTTTGGCGGTCGACCGCTTCGCGCGGCAATCTGGGGTTCGCCGAGGCGTATCTCGCCGGGTGGTGGACGACGCCCGACCTCCTGCCGCTGCTGACGACGCTCGCCGGCGCAGCTGCCGAGCCGCGTCGGTTCGGCCCGGGTTCGCTCGCAGCAACGTTCGGCAACTTCGCATTGCGACTCGCTCGCCGCAACACCCGCCGCGGCAGTCGCGCCAACATTCACGCTCACTACGATCTCAGCAACGAGTTTTTCGCGACGCTGCTCGATCCGTCGATGACTTACTCGTGCGGCCTGTTCGAGTCGCCGCAGACCGATCTTGCCGCGGCGCAATCCGCCAAGTACGAGCGCATTTGTCGGCTGCTGGATCTCTCCCCCCGGGACCATGTCGCCGAGATCGGCTGCGGCTGGGGCGGGTTCGCCGAGTACGCGGCGACGAACTTTGGCTGCCGCGTAACAGGGATAACGATCTCGCGCGAGCAACTGGAATTCGCCCAACGTCGGATCGCCCGCGCGAGGCTCGGCGACCGGGTCGAGTTGCGATTCTGCGACTATCGCGACTTTCACGGGCGATTCGACAAGCTCGTTTCGATCGAGATGATCGAAGCTGTGGGACACGAGTACCTCGGCGGGTTCTTTGCCAAGTGCAGCGAACTGCTCAAACCCGCCGGAAAAATGGCGCTGCAGGCGATCACGATCCCCGATCAGCGTTACGACGGCTATCGACGCCGCGTCGACTACATCCAGAAGTACGTCTTCCCCGGAGGACACCTCCCCTCGCTCGGGGCGATCCACCGGGCGCTCGGGCGACGAACCGATCTGCGGCTCGTCGAGTGCGTCGATTTTGCGGGGGACTACGCCCGGACGCTGGTCGCCTGGCGGGAGCGTTTCTTCGCCGCCCGCGAGCGGATCGCCGAGCTGGGATTTGACGACCGGTTCGTGAGGACCTGGGACTACTACTTGTGTTATTGCGCCGCGGGATTCGCCCGGCGGTTGATCGGGCTGGCGCAGATCGCGCTGGCCAAACCAGACGCCCGTTGA
- a CDS encoding MBL fold metallo-hydrolase, with protein sequence MKLVLLGTTGYHPCDRRQTACFMLPELGVVLDAGTGMYRVADHLQTDSLDVFLTHAHLDHVMGVTFLFDVLGSRKLKRVQIHAEPDKLAAIREHLLAPLLFPVTPPGDLIPLDPEVRLADGAKLTWFPLRHPGGAVGYRIDWPDRSLAYVTDTIADPEALYVEKIRGVDLLIHECYFADGNEEQAELTGHSCLTPVLQVAAKAQVGRLLLVHINPVLGDDAELGLDAVKSIFPAVEIGVDGMVIEF encoded by the coding sequence ATGAAACTTGTCTTGCTTGGGACGACCGGCTATCACCCGTGCGACCGTCGTCAGACGGCGTGCTTCATGCTGCCCGAACTGGGCGTGGTGCTTGACGCGGGGACCGGCATGTACCGCGTGGCCGATCACCTGCAGACCGATTCGCTCGACGTATTCCTGACGCACGCCCATCTCGACCACGTGATGGGGGTGACGTTTTTGTTCGACGTGCTCGGATCTCGCAAGCTGAAGCGGGTGCAGATCCACGCCGAGCCCGACAAACTGGCGGCGATTCGCGAGCACTTGCTCGCCCCGCTCTTGTTCCCGGTGACCCCGCCGGGGGACCTCATTCCGCTTGATCCCGAGGTGCGGCTGGCCGACGGCGCCAAACTGACTTGGTTCCCGCTACGACACCCCGGGGGAGCGGTCGGGTATCGCATCGACTGGCCCGACCGGTCGCTGGCGTACGTGACCGACACGATCGCCGACCCCGAGGCGCTGTACGTCGAGAAGATCCGCGGCGTGGACTTGTTGATCCACGAATGCTACTTCGCCGACGGCAACGAGGAGCAGGCGGAACTTACCGGGCACAGTTGCCTGACCCCCGTGCTGCAGGTGGCCGCCAAGGCCCAGGTCGGCCGGCTCCTTCTCGTGCACATCAACCCGGTGCTGGGCGACGACGCCGAGTTGGGGCTCGACGCCGTGAAA
- a CDS encoding DUF1365 domain-containing protein, translating to MHSCLYRGTVLHARRGAVTHRFRYPAAMAYLDLEEVDSLARRSWLFSTARFAPASFRTEDHSPKLLGACSPAELAGAVRRYAGQALSRELPPGPVRVLTQLRHFGQFFSPLNLFFCGQRTSEQPTAVVAEVSNTPWNERRLYVLDFIDQREPADRVNASAELRFRHRKDFHVSPFMDLAADYCWRVTLPGERLRVAIRSVAADRPPFTAALNLERIPWNDWRLATQLARFPVSGLQTLGAIYWQAFRLWKKRCRYYPHPRNATPANAPRRPATPRRM from the coding sequence ATGCACAGTTGCCTCTACCGCGGAACGGTCCTCCACGCTCGTCGCGGCGCCGTAACCCACCGGTTTCGCTACCCTGCGGCGATGGCGTACCTCGATCTCGAAGAGGTCGATTCGCTGGCGCGGCGAAGCTGGTTGTTCTCGACGGCCCGGTTCGCGCCGGCGAGCTTTCGGACCGAGGATCACTCTCCAAAGCTTTTGGGAGCGTGCTCGCCCGCAGAACTCGCCGGCGCGGTGCGGCGTTATGCCGGACAGGCGCTAAGTCGGGAACTCCCCCCCGGCCCGGTGCGGGTCTTGACGCAATTACGACACTTCGGGCAGTTTTTCAGTCCGCTGAATCTGTTCTTCTGCGGCCAGCGAACAAGCGAGCAGCCGACCGCAGTCGTCGCCGAGGTGAGCAACACCCCGTGGAACGAACGCCGGCTGTACGTGTTGGACTTCATCGATCAGCGAGAACCCGCCGACCGAGTGAACGCCAGCGCAGAACTGCGGTTTCGCCACCGCAAGGACTTCCATGTCTCGCCGTTTATGGACCTGGCCGCCGACTACTGCTGGAGGGTGACATTGCCCGGCGAGCGACTGCGAGTGGCGATTCGCAGCGTCGCCGCGGACCGACCCCCGTTCACCGCCGCCTTGAACTTGGAGCGAATCCCTTGGAACGACTGGCGGCTAGCGACTCAGTTGGCAAGATTCCCCGTCTCCGGCCTGCAGACGCTTGGCGCGATCTATTGGCAGGCGTTTCGATTGTGGAAGAAACGATGTCGGTACTACCCCCATCCCCGCAATGCGACTCCCGCGAATGCACCCCGTCGGCCGGCGACGCCTCGACGGATGTGA
- a CDS encoding DUF1295 domain-containing protein — translation MPSVSDTLVPLAIGLCAASAGMTALWVVQRRTENAGIVDLAWSGTIGVLAVFYASWPAGEPWLRAVVAGMLGAWSLRLTAYLYRRVVGHPEEGRYRTLRANWGANADRKLFWFFQMQAVAAWAFAGNALAVARSPEPPAAWLIAIAVATWAIGLGGAAAADRQLAAFKRDPARDGKTCRRGLWRYSRHPNYFFEWLHWCSYAPLAGASPGWWVPVAIAGGLLYLLLFVTGIPPTERQALATRGEEYREYQRTTSAFVPWFPRRSGR, via the coding sequence ATGCCCTCCGTCTCCGACACCCTCGTTCCTCTCGCAATCGGCCTGTGCGCCGCGTCAGCGGGAATGACCGCTCTGTGGGTCGTTCAACGGCGCACCGAAAACGCGGGCATCGTCGACCTAGCGTGGTCTGGAACGATCGGCGTACTGGCGGTTTTCTACGCCTCATGGCCGGCAGGGGAGCCGTGGCTGCGGGCGGTCGTCGCCGGGATGCTCGGCGCTTGGTCGCTGCGGCTTACCGCTTACTTGTATCGCCGCGTCGTGGGCCATCCCGAGGAAGGACGCTATCGCACCCTGCGCGCCAATTGGGGGGCCAACGCCGATCGCAAGCTGTTCTGGTTCTTCCAAATGCAAGCCGTGGCGGCGTGGGCGTTCGCCGGCAACGCGCTGGCCGTGGCCCGTTCGCCCGAGCCCCCCGCGGCGTGGCTGATTGCGATCGCCGTCGCGACCTGGGCGATCGGCCTCGGCGGCGCTGCAGCCGCCGATCGCCAGTTGGCGGCGTTCAAGCGCGACCCGGCCCGCGACGGCAAGACCTGCCGCCGCGGCCTGTGGCGATACTCGCGGCATCCCAATTACTTCTTCGAGTGGCTCCACTGGTGCAGCTACGCGCCGCTCGCCGGGGCTTCGCCGGGGTGGTGGGTCCCCGTGGCAATCGCCGGGGGACTGCTGTACCTGCTGCTGTTCGTCACCGGCATTCCGCCGACTGAACGCCAAGCCCTCGCCACCCGCGGGGAGGAATATCGCGAGTACCAGCGCACCACCAGCGCATTCGTGCCGTGGTTTCCACGCCGTTCCGGCCGCTGA